Within the Pantoea deleyi genome, the region AATCACGCCAAGCTGGCTGTGATGGCTCATGTCCGGCGTCTGAAATCCTATTGCGAAATCCACTTTACCGGTGACAAGGTCTTCCAGTGAGTCATGGCCCGTAGAGTAGATGGTTTTAACCGAGATGCCGGGTGCAGTCTGCTGTAAGCGGGTAACCAGCGCCGGGAAAAAGACGGCTGCCGTGTAGTCTGTTACGGCAAAGCGAAAGGTCTGGTTGCTGTTTTCAGGAAGAAATATGTTTGCTGACCGCAGGCTTTCCGACATCGCATTCAGCGCAGCAGATAAGCCGGGGGCGATGACGTGGGCTCTGGCCGTTGGCTGCATGGCATTACCCTGCCTGATAAAAAGCTCATCGTTAAGGGTTGTCCTGAGTCGTGACAAAGCGTGGCTCAGAGCTGAAGGACTGGTTGCCAGTTCTTCGGCAGCCATATTTATTCTGCGATGACGGTAAACAGCGTCAAAAACAAGCAGCAGATTCATGTCAAGAGCACGTAATTCCTGGTGCATGTTGTTCATCTTATCTCTGAATAGAATGCAGTATGTTCATTATACTATTCGGGTAGAATGCTGGCGTCCAGAACCAGAAACCACAGGTGAAAAATGACCAGTCCAGTTTTCCGCAAAGTAAGCATGTCAGATCTCGACAGATGTTATGCAATTGAAAGTGAAGCGTATGAAGGTGACGAAGCCGCAACGCGGGAAAAAATTGCCACACGTATTCAACAATACTCTGAAGGATTCCTTTGTGCTGAGCTGGACGGAGTGCTGATTGGCTTCATCAACTCCGGGTGTGCATGGGACGTTGTCATGTCAGACGAAGAGTTTAAAGAGCTTATTGGTCATGATGACGCCGCGCCTAACGTGGTGATCATGTCGGTTGTGCTTGATCCTGCTTATCAGGGAAAGGGCTACGCCGGATTGATGATGCGTGCATTTATCAGTGCGATGAGAGAGAAGGGCAAGAAAACTATTCATCTTATGTGTAAGACGCATCACGTTGAGCTCTACAGGAAATTCGGCTACGTGTATATAAAACCATCGGACTCAGATCATGGCGGCATGGCATGGCATGAAATGATCATGACGCTGTAGTTAATTATCCCGGCAGGCCGATCGACCTGCTGCCAAAATCCTTTTTTCTGTCCGCAGAATTGCCGGACGTCCCGGCGTTTCTGCGCGTCTGTTTTATCAGGTATGAATATGTCATCTTTTTGTGAACCGTCCTCGCAGACGGGGCTACGCCGTGTACTCAAAAGCCGGCACATGTCCATGATCGCCATTGGCGGCTCCGTCGGAACCGGATTATTTATCGCCTCTGGTGCCACAATTTCTCAGGCCGGTCCTGCTGGCGCGCTCCTGTCATACATCCTGATTGGCGTGATGGTTTATTTCGTCATGACCAGTCTTGCTGAACTTGCTACCGCCATGCCTGAATCCGGTTCCTTTGCACTATACGGTGCGCGCTACGTGGATGAAGGATTCGGCTTCGCGCTTGGCTGGAACTTCTGGTTTAGCTGGGCGGTTGCGGTTGCCGTTGATTTGGTTGCCGCGCAGCTGGTAATGGGATACTGGCTGCCTGATGTTCCAGGCTGGGTATGGAGTGCAACATTCCTCGTTATCATCTTCTTACTGAATGCGGTATCTGTCAGAGGATTTGGCGAAGCTGAATACTGGTTTTCACTGATAAAAGTGACCACCGTGCTGCTGTTCATCATAACGGGTCTTATGATGATCGCCGGTATTCTTCGTGGCGCACCTTCATCAGGCTTTGATAACTGGTTTACGGGCGGGGGACCATTCTCGGGCGGTTTTACCGCGTTGATTGGGACGGCAATGATTGCCGGAGTGTCATTTCAGGGAACCGAGCTGGTTGGTATTGCGGCCGGAGAATCGGATAACCCCGCAAAAGCCATTCCACGGGCTGTCAGGCAGGTATTCTGGCGGATATTGTTGTTCTACGTGTTTGCGATTCTGGTGATCAGTCTGATCGTACCTTCTGACGATCCCCGTTTGCTCAGAAATGACATTGCAGATATCAGCGTCAGTCCCTTTGCTCTGGTATTCCGGAATGCCGGGTTGCTGTCAGCTGCGGCGGTCATGAACGCCGTGATTCTGACTTCGGTTGTATCTGCCGGTAATTCAGGCGTTTATTCTTCGACGCGAATGCTCTTTAATTTGGCGCGTGAAGGAAATGCACCTCGCATTTTTTTCCGCCTTACTCAGCACGGCGTCCCTCTGTACGCACTCGTGGCTACGATTATGGTGGCGGCTTTGTGCCTGCTTACCTCTCTGTTCGGCAATCATGAAGTCTACATGTGGCTGCTGAACATGACCGGCATGACCGGATTTATATGCTGGGCCGGTATTGCCATCAGCCACTACCGGTTTCGTCGCGGGTTCGTTCGACAGGGGCATAAGCTTTCCCGGCCGCCTTATCGCGCAGCATGGTTTCCGGTGGAGCCCGCACTGGCTTTTGGAATGTGTGTCGTTGTCATGCTCGGGCAAAACTACATGGCGTTTATGCATCAAAGTGTTGACTGGTACAACGTCGCGGCAACCTATGTCGGGATCCCGCTGTTTTTACTGACATGGCTGGGATACAGAATTGCCAATAAGTCACGCTTTGTGAGTTATGACGATATGATCTTTCCCGAGGAGGTCACCGGTGATAAACAGGTTTGATAGCTTAGTATTGGGCGTCATTTCTTTTGGGGTGACGACTGTTATGGTTTTTACTGATTCGGCAACTTTTATGCCGGAGCAGCTGTTGACTATAGCGGTTTGCGGTGGGGCGTTGACTTTCAGCCTTATTGCTCTGGCCGACTTGTTTTTATACGGCCTAATTAGAATGCTCGAGGTACTCAAAACAAAATAAGGTGCCAGTACCAGTAACTGGTATGCAGCCAGTTACTGTCTCATCTGAAATGAACAGCAATGTCTGCTGTTGGCACAGAGCAGCCTGTCAGATTAAATTCAGCTCTGTGCCATAACCGGGTCAGGTCAAAACAGCGGAGGTAAGATCGGCCTTCCACGGCAGCCGGTTCACTGGCCAGTCCTGAATGTGGCTGAGCACGTAGCGCAGCCACGCCTCCGAATCCACGTCGTTCAGCCGGCAGGTTCCGATCAGTGAGTACAGAACAGCAGCACGTTCTCCGCCCCTGTCTGAACCGGCAAACAGCCAGTTCTTCCGGCCCAGGGCAACGCCCCGCAATGCGTTTTCCGCGATATTATTGTCCATTTCCGCCCATCCGTTACGGCAGTAAAGGTTCAGCACGTCCCACTGCTTCAGCAGGTACGTGAATGCCTTTGCCGTGTCGGAGTGGCGCGACAGTATTGTCATCTGTTGTTGCACCCAGTCGTACAGCGACTGCATCAGCGGAATGCTTCTGACTTTTCTGGCTGCCAGCCGCTCGTCTGCCGGACTGCCGCGTATCTCTGCTTCGATGGCATACAGCTCACCGATGCGCCGGAGCGCTTCGGTGGTGATGCCGGTCGGCGTGCGGGCATGGACGTCGTGGATTTTTCGCCGGGCATGCGCCATACAGGCCGCTTCCGTGATACGGCCGTCTTCGTAAAGTGCATTATAGCCACTGTATGCATCCGCCTGCAGGATGCCGCTGTACCCGGCAAGATGCTGTTGTGGATGGATACTTTTCCGGTCCGGTGAGTATGCAAACCATGTCGCCGGCGGCAGATGCGACCCGGCGTTGCGGTCATCCCGCACGTACACCCACAGACGGGCAGTGCGCGTTTTGCCGCTGCCAGGCTCCTGTACCGGGGCCGGGATATCGTCGGTGTGCACCTTACCCGGCATCAGTACGTACTGGCGCAGCAGGTCATACAGCGGCTCCAGCAGTTCGCTGACCGCGCCGGACCAGCGCCCCAGCGTGGCACGGCTCAGCTCCACGCCTTGGCGGCTGTATATCTCCGACTGTCGGTAGTGAGGCGTGTGCTCCGCGAACTTCGCCGTGACGATGCGCGCCAGCAGGCCGGGGCCCGCGTAGCTACGCTCAATGGGTTTTGATGGCATGGGGGCCTGAACGATGCGGTCACAGCGGCAGCAGGCCAGCTTCGGCCGCTGCGTCTCGATGACCTTAAAGGCGCTGCTGATGAGCTCCAGCTGTTCCGACACGTCGCAGCCCAGCGCGCTGAGCTCGCCGCCGCAGGCCGGACAGGCGATTTCTGTCGGTGGCAGCATGCGGATTTCACGGTGAAGCGAGGCCGGTAAAGGTTTGCGGGCGGAAGACTGGCGCAGCGGCGGCGGAAGTACCGGCTCATGCTGTTCACCCAGGACCTCTGCCATCTCCTCCTGCAGGGCGCTGATGCGCTCCTCTGCCTGACGCACCTGACGCTGCGTTTTCTCCCGCAGCTTTTCGGAGCTTTTGCCGAACTGCATCAGCTGCAGCTTCGCAACCAGCGCTTTCAGCCGGCTGATTTCGCTGGCGTACGCCGCCACCCGTTGTGACAGGAGGCGGTTGTTTTCGGCCATCTGCTCAAGGCTTCGCTGCTGTGTGTCCAGCAGCGCCCTGAGCCGGGCGTTTTCTGCAGAAAGTAAGCGCTCCATGCGCTCACATTACGCTGGTTCAGACGCGCAGGCCAGGAGGATTTATCCGCTGCGGATGCTTTCAGTTGATGCCTTCCAGCAGCATCGCCAGCTGGGCCTGCGTGAGGTGCACCCTGCCGTCCCGGTTCACCGGCCAGACAAAGTGCCCCCGCTCCAGCCGTTTGGTGAACAGGCACAGGCCGTCTGCGTCGGCCCAGAGGATTTTTACCATGTCGCCGCGCCTGCCCCGGAAGATGAACAGGTGGCCGCCGAACGGGTCGGCGCGCAGCGTGTTCTGCACCTTCGCCGCCAGCCCGTTGAGGCTGCAGCGCATGTCTGTCACGCCGGCAACCAGCCAGATGCGTGCGCCTGACGGAAAGCTAATCATACCTCACTCTCACGGAGCTCACTGACCAGCGCCCGCAGCAACTCCGGTGTCACGGGGCCGGTCAGGCTCAGGGTGCCGCCGGGCATTGTCAGCTTACAGCTGATGACGGGGGGCGAATCCGGAACCCCACTGCTCTGCCTGACCGGAACGGGAAAGGGCTCAACCATGACGGGTATCATCCCGGCGCGCGTGGCGGGATCCAGCAGGCCCTGACGGTGCAGGTTGCGCCAGTTAAACACCAGGTTATCGTTAACGCCGTGCTCCCGGGCCAGCTGTGCCACGCAGGCGTCCGGCTGCAGGCTGAGCTCCGCCATGCGGATTTTGAACTCCAGCGGCCAGTCCGGACGCCGCTTTTTCACGGGCAGGTTCGTTTCCAGATTGAAGGCGTAAAGCTCCTCCTCAAGCCGTTCCGGCGTGTAGTCTTCGGGCAGCGGCCAGTTAATACCCGTGCGGCGAAAACGCTTGAACATTTTATGCGTAGCGGAAGTGCTGATGTTCAGTTGCTCAGCGATTTCACGGTAGGTCAGGGCGTCGTTAAACCGCAGGCTGAGTGCAGTAATGATCCAGGGTCGACTGGTGTAAGGCGTGTTTCTGTCCACGGTAGTGTCCATGTTCGTGAAAGTGTCCATGGTAGGAAACACGGGCAGAAATGGAAGACGGTGTGGATGTGACGCTTACGCATATGCCACTACTTAACTTTATTAAAAACCGGACCTTTTTTTTATGCAGGCTGCCAGAGAGAACAGCCAAAAAGGCAGGAAGGGGTGGGTCACCATTTCTCATACACCCGGTGAACGGCGGACCAGAGATGTCCGTACTCTGTCTCCTTCCCGGACCCGTCAATGATGGAGAAACGTCAGGATCCTCACTACCTTCCCTTAGCGGCCCTTCGTTGTCCCTGACTGCGATGGCGGCAAAGCTGAAGAGGCAAGTATTTTCGCGCAGGATTTTGTGGGATACAGTCACGCTTCTGATGTTATCCACAAAAATGGTGGATAAGTTATGTACAAATCACTGCAGGCGGCATCAGACCTGACGTCGCGCGAGTGCCGGACAGGGAATGAAACCCGCAGCCGGTAGTGACTGCAAAAAATAAATCCCCCTGTGCGGCTGCAGCCTGTACTGGCACCTGCTGCATGCGAAAACGATTACAGCCTTTTTAGACGGCATGCGTGCCATCCTTCGCGTCAGCGACGGATAATCAGTGCACCGCGCGCCGCGCCGGTCATGCTGCTGTATTTCATCTGTCGCGTCTGAGAGGCTGAGCAGCAGTTACCCGGTTAACGGCAGGCATCTGCCGGCCCGGGGCCCTCCCGGGTCAAAGGCCGTCTGCCTTCTGGTAAAACGTAATTATGTCAGTCAGGGGCGTTTCGGTTACAGCTCAGTCAGGAAGCAGGCAGAGATATTCGGAGCCACGCTCTGACGTACCCATCACCTCAAATCCGCAGCGTTTAAGCATTCTGTTCATCTGAGATGATGCCGGATAGCACTTAGCCGTTATCCGGTGGTTCTTATATCCATCAATGGCGACAGAGAGAAGCAGACTGCCCCCTCCGTTACCGCGCATAGCCCTGACTACGTGGATAACACTGATTTCAATGCAGGCTGTGCCTGTCAGGTCTCTGGATGCGCAGACCCACAAAAATCCGGCTCTCTGATCATCTGCCCGGCAGACAAGCATCAGCAAAAAATGGCCTGAATGATGCGCCGATTCGTTTAACCTGAGCGCCGCTTCAATCTGCTTTTTGAAAGCATTATTTTCTTCAGGGTTCAGCAGGCTGACATGGAGATGACTGTCCCGGGCACTTTCTTCACACTGACTCATAAAGAAACTCAGGTCTGCTCGCGTCATGTGTCTTACATAAAACTTATCCACCGGCGGCCTCATAAAAATTCATGTTTACCTGAGTGAAAACAGCTGTCAGCCCTCCCTGCCGAAAAGCGGGCAGGAAGACGGCTATTCATTTACCAGGTTGCTGAAATCCTGCACCGATTCTTCTATGACGATGTTGATATGACAGAAAACTTCGCTGTCAGAAACCCGCAGATAGCGGTAAAAGCGTGAAACCACGATACCGCGAAAGGACGTCAGATGTTCGCTGTTCTCCGGGTTGCCCGCTATTTCCACGAAGTCTCCGACGTCGGGAATAAACATCACGGGCGTTTCCTCGCCGGAGCTGCGGATGACGTTGCCGCTGGCTGTCGGTCTGTCGTTATGTTTCTCTTTGTACTGGTAATCGATACTGTATGTTATTTCCAATTCTGCCTCCGGATGCACGACCGGGCAGGACGTGCGGGCGCTTTTCAGATCATCAAAAACAGCTTATCAGCAATACAAATACCGCGTAAACAGCGTGTCAGTGGCGGTGAAAGGCCAGACTTATGGCCGTATATTAATGAGGACTTCTCACAGACGCTGCCTGTCGTGCGAATAACGCACCTGCCATTCCGGAGTCATTTTCTGAACACTGCCTGTCCTGTATTCCCACAGGGAGCAGGAGAGCTGCGCAATCTCAAAAAGACGTTGCCTTTCAGGCAGTTTTTTATCACACAGGCCCTGACTGAGAACGTTGAGCAGATCAATGGCTTCTGCCGTATGGCGTTCGTAATCAGTGTGAAAATTTTCGCCGTAAAGAGGCAAAAGCGGATGGGAGTCGGGCACCATGATTTCTCTTTTTTCATAACAATGATGCTGAAGATAGCAGAGTGGCGCTCAGGCATGGCTACCCGTCCCGCAGGGAAGATAACCCGTCCACGCCTGAGAGGCCGCACAACTCAGTCTGCCGTTTCCTGTGAGTGAGTAAACTAAAGCGGCACGCTTGTGCCCGCCATCCATACCGGAAATTACACAGATGACAGGTTTACTTTCATCCCCGGTAAGGGATATCTGCCGGTGTACGTCGCGGACGCTGTGAACGTCTTTCCGCTCTTCGCGGGTGCGCCAGGGGGAATATCCGGCTACGGGCATCGGTTACCAAAAAAAAGACTACGTCACCTGACGCCTGTCAGGCAGCAGCCAGTGCGTCTGCGGTTATCCAATCCTCAACCCCTGTATATATTCAGGCGCCTCCACAGCAGGCGGAGCCGGTCACAGCCCCCGCTGGTCTCCTGCCCGGCTCAGGGCAAAGACATTTTATTCCAGATAAATCATGAATTTTTCTCAAAGCCCTTTTTCAGAAATGCCTGTCAGAGCGGCTCTCTTTTTCTGAAGGGAACGGAATGAGGGCGCGTGTCAGGCCATTTATTCCCGGGGGGATGCGCGCATTTCAGCATTGCCGGGTGTATTTTCAGAGCGACGCTGTAGGCAGGGACGGCACTGAGGAGTAAAATCCCCTTTTTAACCGGAGCTAACCGGAGCGGACGCTATGAAAAACGTGGTACTGAGCATGCTGGCTAAAATTTCACATATTGATGCCGGCATGAAACAGCTGACGGCGCGCGTTGAGGCACAGTCGCTGCTGATCAGCGCGCTTGTTCTGGCGGTAAGCCGGGAGGGCGGCGTAACGGAGATGATCGAAAGCGCTAACAAGGCCATCAATACCGTGATTGACTCCGCAGAGTCCGACGAACTGCTTAAATCCGATGCGGCCATTCTGTTAAGCGAGCTGCAGGCTCTGCTGAGCATTTCCGCGGCGGTCGATGGTGCGGATGAAGAAATCAATCATGAAGCGCTTGATAAACTGACCGGCGTGACGTCTCTGGAGGAGCAATAACGTTCAGTGCGGCCGTCTCCGGACGTTGAGCCTGCCTGCGGAGCCGGTACAGAGGCGTCCTGTCTTTTTTCTGAAGAGCGCGGGCATACACGCATTTCTTTTACCGGCTCCGGCACACCTCTGCGTGACGTGCTGCGCTGGCCGGGAAAACCCAAGCTGTTCACATGAACGTCACTGCGCCGCGCTTAAAATACAAGAAAACCCGCCATCTTGACGGGTGAACCAGTCAAAAAGTTCAAAACTCGTCGTGCCCGGGATCATCAGAAACAGGCACACTGTCATTCTGATACAAAAAAGCGGATACGCAAGCGAACCGGCAGGACGGGGCATGAGGCACCATTAATGAACCGGCTGCGGACCTCATCAGACAGCGCTATTGCAGGTAAAAAAAAACCGCCGGCGGCGGGGAAATTCGTTACGGGGAATATCCCGATATCATTCTGACTTCAGAAAAATAATTAAGTTCATCAAAAGTTTAGTGACGTATGCTGATAGTTCAGGGTGGCAACCAGCTGAAAGGGTGCCGGGCGCGGGAGTAACGCGCCGGCACCCGCGCGGTTCCGCCTCTGGCCACCAGATACCCGCATCAGGATGTATCGCCGTTTCTCTGCAGAGCAGGATGCCGTGCGACTGCATGCCGTGCGGTGCATAAATTTCCGGTTGAACATACCGTCGCAGAGGCTACCATTGATGCCGGAATCCTCCGGCAGATACCGGCGTCGCCGGCAATGGCCATAACTGAAACCAGGAATGTGGTACAACGTAATGTACAGAACAGAAGATGAAAAACGGGCAGATACAAAGCTCGGTGAAGCGGTGCTTTTTTTACTCAGAGAGGGCGCACCGGTTAATGAGTCAGCGCTGCTCCTCAGGCTGCAGCAGATGCTGATGACGGAAAAGGATGCCGCAGGCAGGAAGGCAACCTTTTCCGCCATCCGGGAAGCTGAAGCGGCACTGAGCCTGCGGAAACAGGAAAACGCCGCCGGCCGCGTCACGCATCGGGCGGATGCCTCAGCGCGGTCCGGCCCGGTGTTAAAGCACTGAAGCACCAGGCATCATCGGTCCGTGTCATCGGCAACGACGCTGATTGCCCGGCCGTAAAGCTTTTTACGGCCGTCCACAGACCGGGCCTCCTGCTGCTTCAGAAAGGCCAGTATCTCCTGCACGCCCACCTCTTCCCCTGACTTTAACAGGCTTGAGACGGCATGCCCTATCACTGACTGAATGCTGTCCATATTATCCGGACGGTCGGTACCCACTTCAGACTCCTGACGCATGTGTATCCTGCTGTATATCACCGGGAACGACGTCATTCAGGTCACCCGGCGTGATTAGGATGCCTCCCGTACCAGGCGGGAAGCAGTAAAACGGTGTCAGGCCCGCGCACGCGCAAGCCTTTCGCGCAGCGCGGAAACCCGTTCAGTCAGCTCACTCAGCTCATCACGGGCCGTGTCCATCACCGACACCATATCTGCCGGTACGCCGGCGGCCGTAATCTTCAGCCGGCGGCCCTGCTCCGTCAGGGAAATCAGCACGCGCCGTTCATCCTGCTGCGTGTCGCGCTGCCGGCAGATAACGCCGGTCTGCTCCAGCCGTTTCAGGAGCTGGCTGAGCGTGCCGGAGTCCAGCCGGACGCGCGCGCCGAGCCCGGAGACCGTGAGGCCATCCTGTTCCCACAGCACCAGCAGCACCAGGTACTGAGGATAGGTCAGCCCCAGCGGCTTCAGCCGGGGCTGATAGAGCTTCGTCATGGCAAGCGACGCCGAGTAGAGCGCAAAGCACAGAAACTGGTCAATGGTTTCAGGCGCCGCATCGCGGTTCCCGTGGGGTTCATCTTTCATATCATCATACCTTCCGGGCGGGGCCGCATTTTTCCGGCGGTGCGGACGTACCGCAGCGGGTCTGCGCCCCGTTCAGGGCGCACAGTATTGAGTCAGATTAAATTGATGTCAACGTAAACAAACCGGCGGGCCGGTTCAGCGCGTGGAGGCAGTGCAGCGCAGAAAATTGTTCATCACCATAATCATCCGGCCCACCGCCATCAGGTCGGCGGTCAGCAGCAGGTCAGTGCGGACCAGCCGGTCCATCAGGACCCGGTCGTTCATCTGCTCCTGAATCCTCGCGTACAGGGCCGTCAGGTGCACCCAGTTGTTGGCAAAGGCGTCCACGCTCAGGTATTCCCCCTCGCTGAGCTGCCTTAACAGCGCGTCCACATCGGCCTTAAGAGAAGTAATACGGTCCGTGCCGGCGAAAACAGCCTCACTGTGGTACGTCATACGCGGAAGGTCTCCACCATGCCGCGCAGGGCGCGGGCCTGCTCTGACAGCGACTGCGATGCCGAAGAGGACTCCTCCACCAGGGCAGCGTTATTCTGCGTCACCCCGTCCATCTGACTGACGGCGATGCTGACCTGGGAGATGCCCTGCATCTGCTCGCCGGAGGAGAGGGAAAGGCTGTCCATGGCGTCGGCCAGTTCACCCACCATGCCGACAATCCTCAGGATACTCTCCCCCGTACCGGCGGCCGCGGCGACGCCGCCTTCCACCTGGGATACGGCCTGTTCAATCAGCAGCTTGATGTCCCGGGCGGCGCTGGCGCTGCGCTGGGCAAGTGACCTGACCTCCCCCGCCACAACGGCAAAGCCCCGCCCCTCCTCGCCGGCGCGTGCGGCTTCCACGGCCGCATTGAGCGCCAGAATGTTGGTCTGAAACGCAATGCCCTCAATGACCGAGGTAATGTCCCGGACCCGGACCGCGCTCAGCGAAATCTCATTCATGGTCTCCGACATGCGCTGCACGTCAGCCTCACCGGCGCGGGCCAGCGTGGCCGTCTCGCGCGCCGTGCCCGCGGTCTGGTGTGCACCGGCCGCGTTGCTTTTTACCGTGGCGGTCAGCTGCTCCATGCTGGCTGCCGTTTCCTGCAGGGCGGCGGCCTGCTGCTCGGTGCGCGAGGAAAGCTCGGTATTACCCTGCGAAATCTCGTCGGCGGCCAGCGCCACCGAGGCGGACGCGTCTTTAATCTGCGACACCAGTCCGCGCAGGTTTGCCTGCATGCCGTCCAGCGAGGCAAGCAGGCTGGCGGTGTCGCCGCGGCGCAGCGTGACCGGCGAGGTCAGGTCACCGGCGGCGATGGCGGCGGCCAGCGCCTGAGCCTGAGCGGGCTCACCACCCAGCTGGCGCATCAGCATGCGGACCAGAAGATAACAGGTGCCCACTGACAGCAGGACGGACAGCGCGGCCAGGCCCGACAGGATAACGGCGGTCCGGGCGGTGCGGGCGCTGTTT harbors:
- a CDS encoding LysR family transcriptional regulator; its protein translation is MHQELRALDMNLLLVFDAVYRHRRINMAAEELATSPSALSHALSRLRTTLNDELFIRQGNAMQPTARAHVIAPGLSAALNAMSESLRSANIFLPENSNQTFRFAVTDYTAAVFFPALVTRLQQTAPGISVKTIYSTGHDSLEDLVTGKVDFAIGFQTPDMSHHSQLGVIEGFRDDYIVAVSSRHPRITDNLTLEQFLEEGHVVVNPWNEARGAIDLELEKLNIRRRTIVELPSLLSAPAIVATSELITTLPARAIATLFSSEALTCFTVPFSVSPYALNVYFHNGRSITPGHHWMREVIHEVMNTLTHTKLHELSSAAHMISSH
- a CDS encoding GNAT family N-acetyltransferase, with product MTSPVFRKVSMSDLDRCYAIESEAYEGDEAATREKIATRIQQYSEGFLCAELDGVLIGFINSGCAWDVVMSDEEFKELIGHDDAAPNVVIMSVVLDPAYQGKGYAGLMMRAFISAMREKGKKTIHLMCKTHHVELYRKFGYVYIKPSDSDHGGMAWHEMIMTL
- a CDS encoding amino acid permease, with the translated sequence MSSFCEPSSQTGLRRVLKSRHMSMIAIGGSVGTGLFIASGATISQAGPAGALLSYILIGVMVYFVMTSLAELATAMPESGSFALYGARYVDEGFGFALGWNFWFSWAVAVAVDLVAAQLVMGYWLPDVPGWVWSATFLVIIFLLNAVSVRGFGEAEYWFSLIKVTTVLLFIITGLMMIAGILRGAPSSGFDNWFTGGGPFSGGFTALIGTAMIAGVSFQGTELVGIAAGESDNPAKAIPRAVRQVFWRILLFYVFAILVISLIVPSDDPRLLRNDIADISVSPFALVFRNAGLLSAAAVMNAVILTSVVSAGNSGVYSSTRMLFNLAREGNAPRIFFRLTQHGVPLYALVATIMVAALCLLTSLFGNHEVYMWLLNMTGMTGFICWAGIAISHYRFRRGFVRQGHKLSRPPYRAAWFPVEPALAFGMCVVVMLGQNYMAFMHQSVDWYNVAATYVGIPLFLLTWLGYRIANKSRFVSYDDMIFPEEVTGDKQV
- the tnpC gene encoding IS66 family transposase, yielding MERLLSAENARLRALLDTQQRSLEQMAENNRLLSQRVAAYASEISRLKALVAKLQLMQFGKSSEKLREKTQRQVRQAEERISALQEEMAEVLGEQHEPVLPPPLRQSSARKPLPASLHREIRMLPPTEIACPACGGELSALGCDVSEQLELISSAFKVIETQRPKLACCRCDRIVQAPMPSKPIERSYAGPGLLARIVTAKFAEHTPHYRQSEIYSRQGVELSRATLGRWSGAVSELLEPLYDLLRQYVLMPGKVHTDDIPAPVQEPGSGKTRTARLWVYVRDDRNAGSHLPPATWFAYSPDRKSIHPQQHLAGYSGILQADAYSGYNALYEDGRITEAACMAHARRKIHDVHARTPTGITTEALRRIGELYAIEAEIRGSPADERLAARKVRSIPLMQSLYDWVQQQMTILSRHSDTAKAFTYLLKQWDVLNLYCRNGWAEMDNNIAENALRGVALGRKNWLFAGSDRGGERAAVLYSLIGTCRLNDVDSEAWLRYVLSHIQDWPVNRLPWKADLTSAVLT
- the tnpB gene encoding IS66 family insertion sequence element accessory protein TnpB (TnpB, as the term is used for proteins encoded by IS66 family insertion elements, is considered an accessory protein, since TnpC, encoded by a neighboring gene, is a DDE family transposase.) — protein: MISFPSGARIWLVAGVTDMRCSLNGLAAKVQNTLRADPFGGHLFIFRGRRGDMVKILWADADGLCLFTKRLERGHFVWPVNRDGRVHLTQAQLAMLLEGIN
- the tnpA gene encoding IS66-like element accessory protein TnpA, encoding MDRNTPYTSRPWIITALSLRFNDALTYREIAEQLNISTSATHKMFKRFRRTGINWPLPEDYTPERLEEELYAFNLETNLPVKKRRPDWPLEFKIRMAELSLQPDACVAQLAREHGVNDNLVFNWRNLHRQGLLDPATRAGMIPVMVEPFPVPVRQSSGVPDSPPVISCKLTMPGGTLSLTGPVTPELLRALVSELRESEV
- a CDS encoding GNAT family N-acetyltransferase, whose translation is MDKFYVRHMTRADLSFFMSQCEESARDSHLHVSLLNPEENNAFKKQIEAALRLNESAHHSGHFLLMLVCRADDQRAGFLWVCASRDLTGTACIEISVIHVVRAMRGNGGGSLLLSVAIDGYKNHRITAKCYPASSQMNRMLKRCGFEVMGTSERGSEYLCLLPD
- the iraP gene encoding anti-adapter protein IraP → MKNVVLSMLAKISHIDAGMKQLTARVEAQSLLISALVLAVSREGGVTEMIESANKAINTVIDSAESDELLKSDAAILLSELQALLSISAAVDGADEEINHEALDKLTGVTSLEEQ
- a CDS encoding MarR family winged helix-turn-helix transcriptional regulator, giving the protein MKDEPHGNRDAAPETIDQFLCFALYSASLAMTKLYQPRLKPLGLTYPQYLVLLVLWEQDGLTVSGLGARVRLDSGTLSQLLKRLEQTGVICRQRDTQQDERRVLISLTEQGRRLKITAAGVPADMVSVMDTARDELSELTERVSALRERLARARA
- a CDS encoding methyl-accepting chemotaxis protein; protein product: MKISTHLSAGSGLLILLFVLCTGIAVHALRQATEGMNDTVDVKMKRFAVVVNMRNSMRDMAIAARNLALLSDPAQMQPEWPRMTAQREVYIQKRQQLEKSMSVNVSAQGKTLLEKSLSAEDAALSTLMAAGKLGLENRQQEATAFLMTTARPAQRVLLNTLDNLTDTEMQLSRDTGAENSARTARTAVILSGLAALSVLLSVGTCYLLVRMLMRQLGGEPAQAQALAAAIAAGDLTSPVTLRRGDTASLLASLDGMQANLRGLVSQIKDASASVALAADEISQGNTELSSRTEQQAAALQETAASMEQLTATVKSNAAGAHQTAGTARETATLARAGEADVQRMSETMNEISLSAVRVRDITSVIEGIAFQTNILALNAAVEAARAGEEGRGFAVVAGEVRSLAQRSASAARDIKLLIEQAVSQVEGGVAAAAGTGESILRIVGMVGELADAMDSLSLSSGEQMQGISQVSIAVSQMDGVTQNNAALVEESSSASQSLSEQARALRGMVETFRV